The Cellulomonas oligotrophica sequence GCCGTGGTCCGACCCCGACCTGGCCGCGCTCGCCCACGCCGGCGACACCGGGCTGCTCACCGCCGCGACCGACGCCACCTCCGCGGGCGTCGACGCCCTGGGGCTCACGGGCGCCCGTACGGACGTGCTGCTGGCACCGGGTCCCAGCACCGACCAGCCCACCGCCGAGCTCGCCGCCGAGGCCGGGGCCGAGGTGCTCGTCACCGCCGCAGGCGACCTCGCCGCCACCGGGGACGTCACCGTGGGCGCGCGGTCCGAGGTCACGACCGGCACCGGCACGCTGACCGCCCTCACCCCGGACCCGGTGCTGTCGCAGCTGCTCACCGACCCGACCGTGCTCGACCCCGCCGCGACGTCGGCGACCGCCCTGGCCCGCACCCTGGCGGAGCTGTCCGTCATCGCACGCGCCGGCACGCTGGCCCCGCCGCACGTGCTCGTGACCACGCCCCGCGCGTGGGAGGCCGACCCCGACCTGGTCGCCGCCGTGCTCACGGGCGTCCAGGAGGCACCGTGGTCGCGCACGACGCCGCTGACCGCGCTGCTCGGCACCACGTCGGGCACGGAGCAGCGGACCCCCCTGCCCGTGTCGACCACGGCCGAGACCGAGCTCGGGCCCGAGCAGGTCCGCCGCCTCGACGACGCACGCTCGGCGGCGATCGACTTCGCCCAGGTCAGCGACGACGCGACCGACCTGCTCGCGGGCCTCGACGAGGCGGTCCTCGCGCCGCTGTCGGTGGCGTGGCGGTCGGACGTCGGTGCACGTCAGACGCTCGTCGACGGGGTGGTCGCCGCCGTCGACGCGCGCCGGACCGGGCTGTCCATCGCTCCTCTGAGCACGCAGCGGATCATCAGCGCGAGCGGGGACCTGCGGTTCTCGGTCCGCAACGAGCTGGACGTGCCGGCGTCCGTGCGGATCGTCGCGAGCCCGCGCAAGGCGTGCCTGCGCACCGAGCCGAGCGAGCTCGTCACGCTCGAGCCCGGCGCCGAGCAGGTCGTGCCCGTACCGCTGCACGCCGTCGCCAACTGCGAGGTGCAGGTCGAGGCGGTCGTCACCACCTCGGCGGGCACCCCCGTGTCGCCGACGCTGACGTTCCAGGCGAGCGTCACGCCGACCATCGAGTCCGTGGGCACCGCCGTCGTCGGCGTGCTCCTGCTGGTCGGTCTCGTGCTGGGCATCGTCCGCACGGTCCGCCGGGGGCAGAGCGCGCGCCGCGGTGCGCGGCTCGTGCACGAGTCGGACGCCCGATCGCTGCCGGTGCTCGGCGGCATCCCGGAGGACGAGAAGTGAGCGAGGCGACGGTGTCCCAGAGCCCCCGAGGCGGTCTGTTCCGCGGTGCCGCCCTGATGGCGTCGGGCACCGCCGTGTCCCGCGCGCTGGGGTTCGTGCGCACGATGGTGCTGGTCGCGGCCGTCGGCGTCACCGGTCAGGCCGCCGACGCGTTCGCCGTGGCCAACAAGCTGCCCAACGTGCTCTACATGCTGCTCGCCGGCGGGGCGCTCAACGCGGTCCTCGTGCCGCAGGTGGTGCGGGCCTACAAGCGGGACGCCGGCCAGGAGTACGTCGACCGGCTGCTCACGCTCGGGTTCGCGCTGCTCGCCGGCTCGACGCTCCTGCTCACCGTCGCGTCGCCGCTGCTCGTGCGGCTCTACGCCGACCCGGGCGACCCCGCGCAGGTCGCGCTCGCCACCGCGTTCGCCTACTGGTGCGTGCCGCAGATGTTCTTCTACGGCGTCTACGGGCTGCTCGGGCAGGTGCTCAACGCCCGCGGGTCGTTCGGCCCGTACATGTGGGCGCCCGTGGTCAACAACGTCGTCTCCATCGTCGGCTTCCTGCTGTTCATCGCCGTGTTCGGCGGGGCGACGAACCCCGACGTGAGCAGCGCCGCCGGGTGGAGCGGGCTGCAGATCGGGTTGCTCGCGGGTGCTGCGACCCTCGGCATCGTCGCCCAGGCGCTGGTGCTGGTCCCCGCCCTGCGCGCGACGGGCGTGAGCTAC is a genomic window containing:
- a CDS encoding DUF6049 family protein, which codes for MTPTPSVRRRPTALRLLAGAAVLAVGLLGAAAPAQPASATTAGTAAASTTRALPVTVQVLDVAPTVLRPGQDLVVRVRLTNDGTTTIERPGATVRIERIRPGTRAELQAWLDSPTDAGGRVGAYVSAATSDVPLAPGAQTELVATVRAQDVGLLDRPDVWGARGLAVEATDGGTRVGLQRTFVLWAPEGQYTQARVSVVAPVVGAATVPDGVDVDAPGPTAADLTAPDGRLTTLLDAVRPFDDVALAVDPALLADVAKPPAGDETPPAPDDDATAGPTQEPTATGPAGTAAPGDDATPDPGDGSDDPVPGVSPAWADDLRSLAAGRDVVALPWSDPDLAALAHAGDTGLLTAATDATSAGVDALGLTGARTDVLLAPGPSTDQPTAELAAEAGAEVLVTAAGDLAATGDVTVGARSEVTTGTGTLTALTPDPVLSQLLTDPTVLDPAATSATALARTLAELSVIARAGTLAPPHVLVTTPRAWEADPDLVAAVLTGVQEAPWSRTTPLTALLGTTSGTEQRTPLPVSTTAETELGPEQVRRLDDARSAAIDFAQVSDDATDLLAGLDEAVLAPLSVAWRSDVGARQTLVDGVVAAVDARRTGLSIAPLSTQRIISASGDLRFSVRNELDVPASVRIVASPRKACLRTEPSELVTLEPGAEQVVPVPLHAVANCEVQVEAVVTTSAGTPVSPTLTFQASVTPTIESVGTAVVGVLLLVGLVLGIVRTVRRGQSARRGARLVHESDARSLPVLGGIPEDEK